tcctagacaaaaccctgtcatggaatggacatttgcagggagttttgcacaaagctagactatccttgtggacttgtcgcagtctttgtggaaaaaattggggtcttacccctgaaagactgtactggctctatgtgactgtggttagacctatgatcacatacggagcagcagcctggtataggaaagtccgacagacttcagttatcagtaaactttcacgaattcaacgagtagttggattggcaatctctggtgcgataggcacaacgccaactctagcaatggaggttctgcttggcctatctcctctgcatttacatatagagaaagtggctagaacaaccatttacagatttaagcaatatgctcaaaactgttccgacatgtcctaccaatgggctgcggaagacattataagcactgatattgggctatcaatgccgtcagatttggcggtatcactatcagtgattaatgctcgataccagattgtactgcttGAGCGGCAGTcttggatcgaaaatgaaaattctctggttcgggcagacatttgcttgtacacagatggatcaaaaacgcctgaaggggtaggagcaggagtatactgccagacacctcgaattaagcaagcctacagcctgggtacgtactgtactgtattccaggcggaagtatttgctattgacatgggtgctaaaatccttcttgaaagaggggtgaagaacatgacagtacgaattttctcagacagtcaagccgctctccaggcactgcaagccgtgaaaacggtgtcggctctggttaatgattgtaagagaacattaaacacactgagttgtgataacagagtctctctgatctgggtcccgggtcactctggggttgctggctatgaagcggcagataagctagcacgagatcgcagcgctgaagcgtttgtggggccggaaccagcagttggtgtatcatttgcgatggccaaatataggattggactgtgggctgaagagagttcgcctactgtggaccagttctcctggaatgagacatgcgaaggtgtttattaacatcgccactgtcaaacccgggaatattttaggacttgcccgtagtagcataaaagttctaatgggtgtttttactgggcactgccgattaaaagcacacctcaacttgttgggtttagccgacgatgttgaatgccgactatgtgcggaggaagcagagacggttgagcatgttttatgccactgccctgccgttaaccgtatcagattttcgatttttgggtcgcagtttatctcctcaaaagatctgaatgacctttcgccgagcaaggtattaatgttcgttaagagcattggactgcacggcgaaatttgataacgatatctatcggggtacaatagatccttacgGTCGCGGTGCAACTTtagttggtccgcctacccgatatgtattctatgtaatgtaatgtaatgtaatggtGTATATAGGaagaagacccataccaacaggtaCTTGCAGGCATCatcacatcatcatccccaacagaagaggtccgtgatccgcactttatttcagcgagcagcgaAAATATGAGAAGGAGATAATTTGAggaaggagcaacactttctacgaggcgtaCTGCAGAAGAAcggatacacttcgagggacatcaaccgggccatcaagcagcgaaagcagaGGGAAAACGCGGAGAGTACAAAACCtcttggatttatctgtcttccctatgtttcaggtgtaacggaacgaattgccaggcacctcaagaagaacgacatcATAATGCGGTACGGTACGGTCAGCAAAATCCGGAACACACTCCCGgtagccaaggacaaactaactccattaaaaggagcgggagtctacagactatcgtgtagttgtgggaaggtttacGTTGACCAAACTGGACGTAACGTCGAGTaccgcatcaaggagcatgaaAGGGATGTAAGGttgaagaagatccagcagtcggcggttgcggaacattgccatgcagagagacaccgaatagacttcgaccaaacaaaggtgctggctagggacaacagatgTCACCAGcgactgacaagagaagccatagagatccaccgacatagaaataacgtcaacagagaggatggctgggagcttagcagaacatggaagatggtgatgaacacgaagacctcccgcctcacaccggacgcgacgcaattagttaataattagctttcattgaatattaattagttttccgacttatatattATCCCTGATTTTCGatttcgtcacttcgaaccagtttctgaagaaggttgcaacatggcatccgaaacgtcaaaccttttcttaaaggacgcacggcaaaacgcGAAAgtgtctagttttagttcaattctTGTTGTATTCTTCGTTTTTTATTGCTTTCCGGTGGGCTGAACCCCTCATCTtcgtttttggtttttcttccGCGATGTTACTTCTGTTGGTCCTTAAAAGGTCCTCCAAGGTTTTATTGTCAAGCTCTCGATATCGTGGATGTTCGTTTTTACTGACGCCGACTCGATACGACCTGATGATTTTTGACCTACTTACTGACAATCTGTTTACGGTTATATCTTGTATTCTTATATCATGCGTGCACCTTCTTCCTTCCGATCACCACGTCCCCCACCAAATAACATACATAGATGTCCAAGCATTTTTCTATAAGAATATTCCtcgaatttttattgatttaattccTTAAGTACTTCATGTACACAGTGTATAATATAAACTCTATTAGATCATCCTGCTAATTTTTAATCAGTTTTATAGGACTCCAAGGTTAAACAATAACACATCAatagcaaaaattttaattcttaaaaattataaatataattttatcaagTTTTATAAAATCCGACTACAATGTTTTAGATATTAATCTATTGGATGGAAGTTTAACCATATTCCTCCTTTGGTTGAATACAGAAATGGAAATGAATCCAGCTCTAATTTTTGTGGAGTCTTATCgttaacttcaatgttaaaatTCATCACAATGCCAAATATAGCAACCTTCATTACCGCCGAAGCAAATCGTTGtcctaaaataaatttttttaagttttgatatattttaagtgtagaaagaatattttttctgttaatattgAGCTAAGGAAATAAATTTGAGGAATTAGAAAATAAGATTGACGGGGAAAATGTCACTAATATaagacaaaaattttttgggtCTATAAACTTCGTGATCAAACGAATATTATTTCCCAAATAAGATATGTTTAAGTATCTTTGATGATATATGACGTCTACCATGAGGTTTACTTTATAGATTACAAAGATCTAGAGGGTGAAGTTGCTAGATGAGTACAACGTCCAGAAGAATCATTAAGGTTGtacattatcaaattttcaccgATATTAACTATCATATGTTTTAACATCCCTgcaaaaagatttagataTAGATTACTGAAACAATACATAGGACAAGCAACACTGTTTTATTCTAGATGTAAGAAGCCGAGGGTGCAGTGTAAAAGTGTAAATTGCATAGAAggatttttcgttttaatggACACCGGAGTAATATGTTTATACTTTAGAGACAAGAAAAACTATCGGTGTCAAAATCGATAGCATGAAGTCTCTTTATATAAGAAATACAATATTACTTCAATtcgataaaaattataatgtaaattatgataaaaattactatgttatatttttgaacgcgcattttttgagataaaattgaaatgtacaGGTATCCCAAAATTGAGATACCATGCCtaagttgacatttttaaataggcACCccatgatttttttgttgcatttatGGATTCTACGTAAAAGTCAGAGTATTTTTCATGTTACACGATATTCAGCTGTCTTCGAGAAAAATGGCAATTATAAAAGAACTGGTACTACTTTATTTCgggtaaataaaattttttgaaattttcaattaccACCGCACAAGTGGTAACTACTGCGAATGGAACTAAGATGCATACTGCCGGAGTACATTATgtatagattaaaattatgttagAATTCTTTTTCGTTATACCATTATTGGCCCTGAGAAGGGCCATTGTGTGGCGGCTTATGAGAAACCCCTTAATTCTAACAAATTGCAGagctcattttttttttggtaaactTCTCTTTTTCGTGGACGACGATTTCAATTGTGCAGCACCACCAGCGACTTTCTTGGCGGTTTTGGGTTTCGGCGCTTTCGGCTTTTTCGTCGGTCCCTTGGTAACTTTTTTAGCTTTTGATGGTGCTTTTCTAACCGTGGTGGTTTTTTTGACTGCGGCAGTAGTAGAGCTGGTTACTTTCTTTTCTCCGACCGTTGGCGACTTTTTGGCTTTTGCTGCAGCCTTCTTTTTGCTTTCAACAGCAGGGGAACCGGACACCGGCGTTGTTTTTGCCTTCGCAGGTGAGGAGGATTTCTTCGTAGAGGCAGCTCGAGCTTTGGCCCTTTTAGATACGGCGGCGGCGGCAGGTTTCTTTTTAAGGGAGGAAGTCTTTGCTCTGCCTGACTTTTTTGCAGAGGCCGATGCCAGTTTAAACGATCCTGACGCACCTTTACCTTTAGTTTGGACAATAGCGCCTGCAGCGATGGCGGTCTTCAggaatttcttaataaacggAGCCATCTTCTCAGCGTCAACTTTGTAATTAGAAGccatgtactttttaatagctTGAAGGGACGAACCGTTGCGTTCCTGAAGGGTCTTAATCGCATTATTCACCATTTCGGATGTAGGTGGATGGGTGGCTTTTGATCGCTggcttttctttttcttcgcGGACGAATCGGAGGAGGAACCACCGCCGGCTGCTTTGTTTTTTACGGGTGAAGTGTTTTCCGTTTCGGAAGATACGGGGGTTTGCTGTTCCGTTTGTTGTACATCCGTCATTGTAGCGGCagtttgtaacaaaaatatttttcacaaaaactcACGTGCACGAACGTCAACTTCGTACAAGTTATTCACAAACATTTTCCTCAGAAAATTGAACCCAACGTTGAATGTACATACCGAAGCCGAAAACCCATCCAAAGTCGATTTTCATCCGTCCGCACTGCTGGCATCACAACTGCGGTCTCGTGTTCGCAACTTTCTAGAAAAAGAGCCTGCTTGTGTTGGCGTCGCGACGTAAATATTCCCGTTAGGTATTTCAGTATAGTGGAAGAAGTTAACTCGACGTCTacgtaaaaattttacttgTGGCGGTACGATTTCGTTGTGTA
This genomic stretch from Onthophagus taurus isolate NC chromosome 7, IU_Otau_3.0, whole genome shotgun sequence harbors:
- the LOC139430804 gene encoding histone H1-like, which translates into the protein MTDVQQTEQQTPVSSETENTSPVKNKAAGGGSSSDSSAKKKKSQRSKATHPPTSEMVNNAIKTLQERNGSSLQAIKKYMASNYKVDAEKMAPFIKKFLKTAIAAGAIVQTKGKGASGSFKLASASAKKSGRAKTSSLKKKPAAAAVSKRAKARAASTKKSSSPAKAKTTPVSGSPAVESKKKAAAKAKKSPTVGEKKVTSSTTAAVKKTTTVRKAPSKAKKVTKGPTKKPKAPKPKTAKKVAGGAAQLKSSSTKKRSLPKKK